The Corallococcus caeni region CACGCCCGTCACCTTCTGCGTGCCCTCCGGGCGCAGCGTCACGGTCTCCCCCACGCGCACGCGCACCTCCTCGCGCTCCTCCAGCGAGCCCGTGAGGTACGCGGCGAAGCGCTGCATCAGCGGCAGGAAGCTCGTGCGGATGGCGAAGTCGCTCCAGTCGCGGTCCACCGTGCTGGTGAACAGCGCCACGCGCCCCTTGCCCCGGCGGGCCACCGCCACCGCGGGGGCTCCGTCCTCGTACGTGGCCAGCACCTGGCTGGTGCCCGGCGCGGACGGGCTGTCCGCCTCCAGCAGCATGTACTTGTAGAAGCGCGCCCCGATGAGCCCCTCCTCCGCGCGGCCCGTGAAGGGCGCGAACAGCGGATGGTCCACCTTCACCTGCGCCAGCTTCGCCGTCTTCGTCTCCGCGTCGGGGTCCTCGCGCTCGGCGCTCGTGCGCACCAGGCGCAAGGGGCGCGGCAAGAGCGTGCCCAGCCGCTGGTTGTACGCCTCCGGGTTCACGTGGTCGCCCACGCTCACGAAGAGGCCGCCGCCGTTCTCCACGAAGGCCGCCAGCTTCTGGGCCTCCTCCTCCGACGGCGCCGTCGCGTTCAGCAGCAGCACCAGGTCATACGCGCTGAAGTCCTCGCGCAGCCCCACCTCCGCGTCGCGCACCGCCACGTCCACCGGTGAGCCCGGCGACGTGAGCGCCGCGTCCACGAAGAAGGCCTCGTCCCGGTAGCGCGTCGCGTGCGGCGAGCCGTTCACCACCAGCGCCTTCAGCCCGCGCGGCACCGGCAGCACGAAGGCCCGCCGGTCGTCCTCCGCCAGCGAGTCCTGCGCGAGCGTCACCTGGCCCACCACCGTGCCGCCCTGCGGGAAGCGCACCGTCAGCGTCTTCTGCGTCGTGCCGCCCGCGGGCACGTCCACGAAGCCCTTGGCCAGCGTGGACTCGCCCACGCGCACCGCGGCCTCCAGGTCCTTCGCCGGCTTCGTGCCGAAGTTGCGCACCGTGAACGTGAACTGGTACGCGCGCGGCCCGGCCTGGAGCGCGGGCTCCACCCGCAGGTCCACCAGCGCGTGGTTGTCCAGCGACTCGCGCCCGGACGCCACGTCGCGCAGCACGACCTCCGGCTTCACCATCGCGCCCGTGGGCCCCTTCACCGTGGGCGGCGGCGCTTCCAGCCGGAAGCCGGAGGCCGTCATGTCGGAGACCACCACCAGGCGCTTGCCCGGCATCGGGTTCTCCTCCAGCGCCCGCGCGGCCATGTCCAGGCAGCGCGACAGGTCCGCCGTGCCGTAGGTGGGCTTCGCCTCGTCCACCAGCGCGCGCAGGCGGGCCCGGTCGAAGCCCGGCGGCGGCGGCGCTTCCGGCGAACCCGTGCACACCATCACCGTCGCGGGCTCCTCCGGCAGCAGGTCCTTGAGCGCGTCGCGCGCCTCGTCGCGGCCCTTCTCGAAGTTCGACGTGCCGTCCGACCAGCGCATGGACAGCGACGCGTCCAGGATGACCGCCGTGGCCGCCGGCCCGCGCGTCACCGTGGCCGCCTGCGCGTCGCGGGTGAACTCCGGCCGCGCCAGCGCCAGGGGAATGGCCAGCAGGATGAGCGTGCGCAGCGTGTAGAGCAGCAGCCGCTTGAGCTTGAGCCGGCTCGCCGTGCGCTTCTGGCTGCGCAGCACGAACGCGAGCGGCCCGAACGGATGCGCCCGGGGCCGGCGCCGGTCGAACAGGTGCACCAGCACGGGGATGAGCGCACCCAGCGCGCCCAGCAGGAACCACGGGTTGCCGAACGTCACCGGCGCCTCCCGCGACGTCCCAGGAAGCGCAGCAACACCTCATCCAGCCGCTCGTCGGTGCGCACCAGCTCGTAGTCCACGTCGGCCTCGGCGCACTTCGCCTTCACGTCCGCGAGGAACGCGCCGAACTCCTCCAGGTAGCTCTGCTTGATTTCACGCGGGTTCACCTCGATGCGGCCCTCGCCCTCCATGTCCAGGAAGAGCGTCGGGTCGTCGAAGGGGAACGTCAGCTCCGCGGGGTCCACCAGGTGGAACACCGCCACGTCGTTCTTGCGCTGCCGCAGGGCCAGGATGCGTTTGAGCGCCTCCTGCCGTTCATCCAGCAGGTCCGACAGCACGATGACGGTGGAGCGCCGGGGCAGCACCTCCGCGAGGTGATCCGCCGCGCTGCCCAGGTCCGTGGGGCCCTTGGCCTCCGTGTGCTCCAGCGCGTCCAGGAGCACGTTGAGGTGCCCGGCGGAGGCGCGGGGCGGCACGTCGCGGAACGCGCCGCCCACCATGACGGCCAGGCCCGCCGCGTCCTGCTGGCGCACGAGCAGGTAGCTGAGCGCGCCCGCGAGCGTCTTGGCCACCTCCAGCTTGGACATCGCGCCGCTCTGGTAGCCCATGGACGCGGACGCATCCACGACCATCACCGAGCGCAGGTTCGTCTCGTGCTCGAAGCGCTTGACGTAGTACTTGTCGAACTTGCCGTAGGCCTTCCAGTCCAGGTGGCGCAGCTCGTCGCCGGGGGCGTACTCCTTGTGTTCGGCGAACTCCACGCTCTGACCCTGATGGGGGCTCTTGTGGAGGCCGGACAGCACGCCCTCCATCACGGCGCGGGCGCGCAGCTTCACGCCCTGGAGGCGGGACAGCGTCTGGGCGTCGAGCAGCGCCATGGGGTGGAAGCGCCTAGCCCTTCACCACCGTGAGGAGCTGGTCGATGAGCTTCACGGACGTGATGCCGTCGCTCTCCGCGGTGAAGTTGGGCAGCACGCGGTGGCGCAGCACGGGCCGCGCCAGCGCCCGCACGTCCTCCACCGTGGCCACGAAGCGGCCGTTGAGGATGGCGCGCGCCTTGGACGCGAGCACCAGGTACTGGCTCGCGCGAGGACCCGCGCCCCACGACACGTTCTTCGCCACGAAGTCCGGCACGCCCGCTTCCTTGGGGCGCGTGTGGCGCACCAGCTCCACCGCGTAGCGCACCACGTGGTCCGGTACCGGCACGCGGCGCACCAGCTCCTGGAGGGCGAGGATGCGCTCGGGGGACAGAATCTTCTCCAGCTTCGGCGGCGCGCCGGCGGTGGTGCTCTTGACGATCTGCACCTCCTCCTCGGCGGTGGGGTAGCCCACGTCCACCAGGAACATGAAGCGGTCCAGCTGCGCTTCGGGGAGGGGATAGGTGCCCTCCTGCTCGATGGGGTTCTGCGTCGCGAAGACGAGGAAGGGCAGCTCCAGCGGGTACGTGCGGCCACCGGCGGTGATGCGGTACTCCTGCATCGCCTGGAGCAGCGCGGCCTGCGTCTTGGGCGGCGTGCGGTTCACCTCGTCCGCGAGGATGATGTTCGCGAACAGCGGCCCCTGCATGAAGCGGAAGGAGCGGCGGCCCGTCGTCTTGTCCTCTTCCAGGATGTCCGTGCCGGTGATGTCCGACGGCATCAGGTCCGGCGTGAACTGGATGCGGTTGAAGGACAGGTTGAGCACGTCCGCCAGCGTGGAGATGAGCAGCGTCTTCGCCAGGCCGGGCACGCCCACGAAGAGGCAGTGGCCGCGGCTGAAGAGCGAAATCAGCAGGTGCTCCACCACGTCCCGCTGGCCGACGACGCGCTTCTCAATCTGTTCGACGATGGCGTTGCGGGCCTGGGCAAGCTCCTCGACGGCGCGCAGGTCCTCGGGGGTGGCGTCGGACGGGGGGAGTGGGGCGGGGGCGGCGCTTTCCATGGAAGGGTTCTCTTAATCGGCGCGCGGGGGGCGGACCAACGGTTTCCGTCGCCCTGGAGCCCCGAGCGTGGGGTGGCAACCGTTCCAGGGGCCCCGTATTCCACGCGTCAAGCCACGGGTCCGCCCGGCCCCGCGCCCGGCCCCCCGTCCGCCCCCCGGCCTGTTTCAGTACCCCCTGGACAGGGGGGAATGCCGGACCGTGGACACACTGCTTACGTTCCCAAGGCACCTGCGATGGGGCAGGGCAGGCATGGGAGCACGGCATGCGTTCAGCACGGCGAGTCATCTGGGGCGGGTGGGCACTTCTGGGCGCGGGACTCCTCGGGCTGGGCGGCGCTGCGTGTGGAGGGGCTTCGGCGGAGGAAGCTGGCGATGTGACCCCCAGTGCGGAAGCCCAGGGCACGGTCCCCTCTCCGGCCCCCCAGACGGCTGCTCCCTCGGCCGGTACCCAGGCCCCCGCGCAGGCCCCCACGGCGGAGGCTCCCCGGCCCTCGGCCCCGGCGGTGAGCCCCTGGTCGTTCACGCTGGGCGGCCCGCAGGATGACACCGGCGCGGGGCTGGCGGTGGGGCGGGGCGGAGATGTGCTGTGGGTGACGTCCGGCACGCCGCGCTCGGACGAGGACCGTGAGCAGGTGGACGGCGAGCGGCTGGTGATGACGCTGTCGCGGTATTCGGCGGACGGCACGAAGCGGTGGGCGAAGGAGTTCGAGCGCAACCGCTTCTCCGACCTGCGCGTGGCGGGCTCCACGGGGGCTGACGGCGCGGTGTTCCTGTCCGGCAACGCGTTCCTGTACTCGGCGGACTTCGGGCTGGGCGAGGCGCAGGACGGCTTCCTGGTGAAGTTCTCCCAGGCGGGCACGCCCGAGTGGCAGACCCGCGTGGGGCAGAAGGTCTACGCGGTGTCCGCGGACGCGGCGGGCGGCGTGGTGGCCCTGGGTGAGGAGTGGACGACGGAGGCCCACACGCCCCGGCTGGTGCGCTACGCGGCGGACGGCGCGGTGCAGTGGACCAAGACGTTCGACGGCGCGAAGGACGGCACGCAGCTGTCGGCGGTGGTGCTGTCGGCCACGGGCACGTCGGTGGTGGCTGGCCGGCTGGTGGGCCCGGTGACGGTGGACGGGCGCACGTTCGACGCGCAGGGCACGGGCGGCTTCGTGGTGCTGGCGTTCGGCGCGGACGGCGGGCTGGCGTGGGGCCGCGAGGTGCCGGGCGTGAACGGCCGCGTGGGCTCCGTGTCGGTGGGCGCGGACGGCACGGTGGCGGTGGCGGGTGAAGCGGTCGGCCTGCTGGTGTGGAACGGCGTGGCGCTGGATGAGGGCGGGCCGTTCGTGCTGACGGCGAGCGCGGACGGGCAGGAGCGCTGGGTGAAGCAGCCCACGTGCGGCTCGGCGTCGGTGGGCACGGTGGCGGCGGTGGAGGCCGCGGGCCCGGTGGCTGCTGCCTGCGGCAACACGCTCACGCGCTACGCGGCGGACGGCGCGCTCCTGGGCTCGAAGACGCTGGCGCCGGAGGGGTGCGAGAGCGGCACGTGCTCGCTGGCGACGACGGCGCTGGTGGCGGCGCCGGACGCGGGGCTGGTGGTGTCCGGCTGGCAGCGCGATGGCGCGGGCGACACCTGGAACCAGGATGCGTTCCTGCGGCTCGTGACGCCCTGAACCTGACAGCGTGACTTGAATGGGGTGCGCGGCCGGTGGCGCGCACCCCTTTTTCTATGCGGGCTCCAGGCCCACGGCGCGGACGGCCTCCTGCACGAGACCGCGGACCCAGGCGTGCTTCGGGTCGCTCTCGTTCCCCAGATGCCAGGCCAGGAGCATCTCGAGCGGAGGCATCGCGACAGGCAGGGGCCGCAGCTCGAGCCCGAGCGCCTTCGCGTGCGCGGCGGCGAAGCTGCGTGGAAGGACGGCGAGTCGGTCCGAGCCCTGAATGAGCGGCAGTGCCAGGGAGAACGTGGTCACCACGCGCGTCACGCGACGCGGGAAGCCCTCCTTCTCCAGGAGCACGTCGATGCCGCCGCGGCGCGACTGCGCGAGTGGGGCGACGAGGACGTGCTCCCACTCGGTGAATCGCTTCAGCGACATGCGCCCGGTGGCGAGGGGATGCGCCCCGCGCATGACGCAGACGAACTCGTCGACGAACAAGCGCTGCGAGCGCAGGTCCCGCTCCTTCGCGATGTCCGGGACGATGGCGAGCCCGCCGTGCTCCCGCAGGAACGCCCCCAGGTCCGGCGTCTGGGTCCGGAGCGTGAGCAGGGCCCCGGGAGCACGCGCCGCGAGGAGCCGGTCGAGCGTCGGCAGGAGCAGTTCCGCGACGCGGTCCGACGTCGTCACGTAGATGTCCCAGGTCGCCGTCGCCGGGTCGAAGGGACGCCCCTGGTCGAACAGCCGCCCGGCCGCCAGCATCACCTCTCTTGCGGGCGCGCGAAGCGACTCGGCGCGCTGCGTTCGCACGAGCGCCCTCCCGTTGCGGACCAGGAGTGGGTCGTCGAAGTCGACGCGCAGCCGGTGCAGGGCATTGCTCGCCGCCGCGGGCGTGATTCCCAGCTTCTTCGCCGCGCGCGTGACGTGCGCTTCCTCAAGCAGGTGGTGGAGCGAGCGCACGTGATTCAGGTCGAAGGCCGATAGATTCACAGCGTGAACAATAGACCTTCCCACCATCAAGTTCCGCGAATGAGTGCTGCCCCGTAGCTTGAGGGGCATGAACGCACTCACCTACAGCCGCTTCGGCGGTCCTGACGTCCTCCAGCACACCCAGCAGCCGGCGCCCCGCGTCCGCGCCCACCACCTCCTCATCCGCGTCCGAGCCGTCTCGGTGAATCCCATCGACGGGAAGATCCGGCGCGGCGAGCTGCGACTGCTCAGCGGTGCTCGCTTCCCGAAGTCGCCCGGCTCGGACTTCGCTGGTGTCGTCGAGGAGGTGGGGGAGGGCGTCGAAGGTTTCTCGGTCGGAGACCGCGTGTTCGGCTTCCCCGGAAGCATGCGGGAGGGAACGCTCGCCGAGCTCATCACGGTCGCGGCGACCTCCGTCGCCCGGATTCCGCCGGGGCTCGACGACGTCGGGGCCGCGGCGGTCTCGATGGTGGGGCTCGCGGCGCTCCAGGCCTTGCGTGACGTCGCGAGCGTCGCCCCCGGTGAGCGCGTGCTCGTGAACGGCGCGACGGGCGGGGTGGGGCTCATGTTGATCCAGCTCGCCCGGTCACGTGGCGCGCACGTCACCGCCGTCACCTCCGCCGCTGGTCTGGACGTGGCACGGCGGTTCGGTGCCCAGGCGGTCCACGACTACCGCGCCCGGCCGCTCGCGATGCTCGGCGAGCGGTTCGACGTCGTCTTCGACCTGAGCACGAAGCTGTCCTTCGCCGAGGCGCGTGGCCTCCTCACGCCTCGTGGCCGGCACGTAGGGTTCGAGCCGTCGCCCGCGTCGCTCATCGCCTCCAAGGTGCTCGGCCCCTTCCGCAGCCAGAAGCAGCTGCTGCTCGTCACCAGGCCGTCCGGCCGGGACCTCGCGGACCTCGCTGTGAAGCTCCAGGCCGGGGAGCTCCTCCCGCCGCCCGCGGAGGTGTTCGAGCTGTCCGACGCTCGCGGCGCGTTCGAGCGGTCCGAGCGCGGCGGCGTCATCGGCAAGGTCGTCATCCGAGCCGCGCCCTGAAGCTCCCGCCTTTCAACGCAACCCCACACACCGGCACATCCCAGGAGTCACCCATGTCCACCCGTCATCTCGTCGACCCGTCCCTCCTTTCCCTCACCGCTTACGAGTTCCTCCCGGGGCTCTCCCGCGAGAACCACACGGACGCCCGCGTGTTCATGGACCAGATGATCGCGTCCATCGCTCCCCGGACCACCGCGCTCCGCGGCGAGGTGCGCATCCCCGGGCGGAACGGAGCGCCCGACGTCCGGCTCGTCATCCAGACTCCGCCGGGTCAGACCACGGCGCGGCCCGCAGTGCTGTTCCTGCACGGCGGCGGCATGGTGATGGGCAGCGCCACCATGGGCGAGGGCTTCGACGCGGAGCTCGCCCTCGCGCACGACGCCGTCGTCATCTCCGTCGACTACCGCCTCGCGCCGGAGGTGCCGTTCCCGGGTCCCATCGACGACGCCTACGCGGCGCTGCGCTGGGTCCACGCGAACGCCGCGTCACTCGGCGTCGACCCGTCGCGAATCGTCCTCATGGGGCAGAGCGCCGGTGGCGGGCTCGCCGCCTCATTGGCGCAACTCACCCGCGATGACAACGGGCCCCGGCCCGCGGCGCAGATCCTCATCTACCCCATGCTCGACGCCCGCACGGGGACGGCCCTGGAAGCGGACCCCAACCCGACGACGGGCGAGTTCTCGTGGACGCGTGCGCACACCCGCTTCGGCTGGGAGTCCCTGCGCGGGGACTACCTCCCGACCGACGCCCGCGCCGGGCACTTCTCGGCCTCGCTCGGCCAGGACGTCTCACACCTGCCCCCCGCCTTCATCGCCGTGGGGTCGCTCGACGTCTTCTTCGACGAGTCCATGGACTACGCCCGCCGTCTCTCCCGCGCGGGAGTCTCGGTGGAGCTCCATGTCTACCCCGGGGCCATCCACGGCTTCGATGCCATCCCGAACGCCTGGATGACCACGAGCTTCAAGCGCGAGCTGAACGAGGCGCTCGCCCGGGCGCTCCGTGCGCCGACCGAACTTGCGGCGTGAGCTCTTCAGTCCCGGTCCGGCGCGCCCAGCGGGAAGAGGTGGCGGAACGGGCGCCCTCCGTCCACCGCTCGGGCGACGGACGGGTGGGCCAGCAACCGCGCGCGGTAGGCGCGCAACTGAGGACAGGACTCGGGGATGCGGTGGGTCCAGTCCGCGTAGAAGAGTGACGGCGCGGCCGCGCAGTCCGCCAGCGTGAAGTCCGCGCCCGTGGCCCAGGTCCTGCCAGCGAGCTGCCCCTCAATCCAGGCGTAGGCGCGCTCCAGGTTCTCCACGGCCGTGGCCAGGCCGTCCTTCCGCTTCGTGGCATCCCCTGTCAGCGCGCCATTCACGGCGTGCTGGACCATGTTCATGACGTGCAGGTCGAAGAAGCGGTCGAGGAAGCGCACGTCCAGCGCGGTCATCGGATCCGCGGGCAGCAGGCGGACCTGCCCGGGATGCGCCAGCTGCAGGTACTCGATGATGACGCTCGTCTCGACGACCTGGCGCTCGCCGTCCACCAGCAGCGGGAACTTGCGCAGCGGCCAGCGACGCAGCCACTCGGCCGTGTGCTCCGGCGTGTCCGGCCCGATGTTCCGGAACTCGAAGGGCGTGCCGTTCTCGTACAGCGCGATGAGGACCTTCTGCGTGTAGGAGGAGAAGGGGTGACCGTAGACCGCGAGCGCCATCGGAAGACCTTTCAACCACTTGTGATTTGCAAGTGGTTGAACCGTATCCGCGCTACTTGCATATTGCAAGTATCACCCCTGGGAGGACGGCCATGCCGCAGACAGGACGCTCCGGCTGTCCCATCAACCTGACGCTCGAACAGCTTGGAGACCGGTGGAGCCTCATCGTCATCCGCGACGTGATGTTCGGGAACCGGCGCACCTATGGGGAGCTGCTGGAGCAGAGCGAGGAGGGCATCGCCTCCAACATCCTCGCGGACCGGCTGAAGCGGCTGACGGCATCCGGCCTGCTGTCGCGACGCCCGGATCCGAACCACCGGCAGAAGGGCATCTACAGCCTCACGGAGGCCTCCATCCAGCTGGTGCCCCTGCTCTCGCACATGGCGGCCTGGGGCCGCCGGCACACGCAGCCGAGCGAGGAGCTGTCGGTTCGCGCGGAGTTGCTGGAGAAGGGCGGCCCGCCCCTCTGGGACGGGTTCATGGACGAGCTGCGCCACCTGCACCTGGGCAAGCCGCGCCCGGCGCGCTCGGTGTTCGGTGAGCTTCAGGCCGCGTACGAGAAGGCCGTCGCGCGGCGTGCCCGGCGGTGATCAGGCCGTCGCGGTGTTCAGCTTCAGGTCCTGGTTCAGGCCCGCGTCCTTACGCACGCGCCAGATGTACTGGTCCAGGAAGTAGTGGTGCAGCGCGAAGCCCCAGATGAAGCCCTCCATCAGGTCTCGCAGCGTGAGCCCCGCGCCCCCCAGCGCCACCTTCGCGTCGAACGCGCCGCAGCCCGGGTGCACGCCCATTCCGCAGCCCAGCGTCCGGTACGCCAGCGTGAACGCGAGCCCACAGAGCGCGTAGACGATGAAGCGCTGGCTCACCTTCGGCGCCTGTCCGAACGCCGCGCGGTCCACGCCGTCCGCGTGATAGCGGTTGCGGTGAAAGAACCAGACGATGCCGTGGTACTGCACGTTGTGGAACGCGGTCACCGCCACGGTGAACATCAGGAAGTCCATCCGCCGCGACACCGACGGCCAGAACACCAGCGACGTCAGCCCCAGCGCCGCGCCCAGCATCAACAGCTTCGGCCCGTTCACTCCCAGCCCCCGGCGCCACCGCCACACCTGCCGCGCCGCGAGCACGCCCACCACCGCGAGCACCAGGGCGAAGCACGCGTGCGCCGCCCCGACCTCCCAGGTCGGCTCCGCCATCAGCCCCAGGCGGCGCCGCGCCCCCGGATGCGTCAGCGCGAACGCCACGAACGGCGCGAGCAACCCCACGTACAGCGTCACGCTGTCCAGCCGCCGGTCCCACGCGTCCTTCTCCCCGGCCTTGCGCTGGTAGAGCACCATGATGCCGTAGTGCTGCCGCACCACGTGCCAGTACGCCCAGAGCGCCGCCAGCGTCACGAACACCGCGAAGGGCCAGCGCTGCCCGGCCAGCACCGACACCGCGAACACCGCCGGCCCCGCCACGAACCAGCCCAGGCTGCCCCACAAGAGCCGCGCCCGCGCCTTCCGCTCGCGCGCGTCCAGGTACGTGCGCGACACCGTCGCGAACAGGTGCGGCCCGTCCAGGAGCAGCACCCACGCCCACCACAGCGGCGGCCCGCTCACGCCTCCCAGCACGTGCAGCGCCATCAGCGCGAGGCTCGCGCCCAACCCCCCGACCGTGGAGAGCAGGTCGTGCCGCCGGTCCACCAGCCACCGCGCATGCAGGGGAACCGGGGCGAAATGGGGAACCGCGTTCATCAGGGGACTCCCGTCCGGCGGACCCGGACCGCTTCCTTGGGGGACAACGAAGTCCCAGGATAGCGGGGACGTACAGGTAAGACGCAGGCGCACCTGGGGTCTCGAAGGGGTACCGGACAACCGGGCGGGGGGCCAGAACCCCCTTGAGGGAATGGCCCCCGGACGCGACAGTGCCGAACCATGGATCAAGGTCGGCGTACCTCGGACCGCAAGTCGGTCGGTCTGCTGGTGAAGCTCAAGCATGAGTCCGTGGGGAGCTTCACCGAGGAGTTCGCCACCAACCTCAGCCCCGGGGGCATGTTCATCCGCTCGCGCACGCCGCAGCCGGTGGGCACGCCCGTGCGCTTCGAGGTGCAGATCGCCAACGGCGTGCGCGTGCTCCAGGGCACCGCCACCGTGCGCTGGGTGCGCGAGGTGAACGACCCCGCGGGGCCTCCGGGCATGGGCCTGGCGTTCGAGGAACTGGATACGGCGAGCCGCGCGCTCGTGGACCTGATGCTCCAGCGCAAGCCGGGCGCGAGTGCCGCTCCTGCCGCCGCGCCGCTGCCGTCCATCGCGCCGGCTGTCGCTCCGGGAATCGCGCCGGTCGTGGCGCCGGGCATCGCCCCGGTGCGTCCGCTCGTGGCCGCGCCTCCGCGTCCCGCCGCCGTGGCACCCGTGCGTCCCGCCGCGCCGCCCGCCGCGCCCGCGCGTCCCACGCCGCAGGCCCCGGGGGGCGCCGCGCTCGATTCGCTGTTCGACGACCTGGATGCTCCGTCCGCGCCGTCCAGCCCCGCGCCCGATTCGCTGTTCGACGACCTGGATGCTCCGTCCAGCCCCGCGCCCGCCGCGGATGAGCCGCTGTCGCTGGGTGGGGCGGACGAGCCGTTCTCGTTGGGGGCTCCGGAAGAGGACCTCGGGCTCGCGTTGGCGGACCCCGCGAACGACGTGGACATCCCGCTGGACGAGCTCATCGCGGGGACGCCTCCGCCCACCGTGCCGGGAGTGCTGTCGGGAGGCGACGAGCCGCTGCCGGGGTTCGACTTCGAGTTCGAGGCGCCCTCGGGGGACGGGCCCATCGCGATGGGAGAGCCGCTCGACGAGGCGCCCATCGAGGTGGGCATCTCGGTGGAGGACGGCGCGGCTTCGGGCGCT contains the following coding sequences:
- a CDS encoding BatA domain-containing protein; the encoded protein is MTFGNPWFLLGALGALIPVLVHLFDRRRPRAHPFGPLAFVLRSQKRTASRLKLKRLLLYTLRTLILLAIPLALARPEFTRDAQAATVTRGPAATAVILDASLSMRWSDGTSNFEKGRDEARDALKDLLPEEPATVMVCTGSPEAPPPPGFDRARLRALVDEAKPTYGTADLSRCLDMAARALEENPMPGKRLVVVSDMTASGFRLEAPPPTVKGPTGAMVKPEVVLRDVASGRESLDNHALVDLRVEPALQAGPRAYQFTFTVRNFGTKPAKDLEAAVRVGESTLAKGFVDVPAGGTTQKTLTVRFPQGGTVVGQVTLAQDSLAEDDRRAFVLPVPRGLKALVVNGSPHATRYRDEAFFVDAALTSPGSPVDVAVRDAEVGLREDFSAYDLVLLLNATAPSEEEAQKLAAFVENGGGLFVSVGDHVNPEAYNQRLGTLLPRPLRLVRTSAEREDPDAETKTAKLAQVKVDHPLFAPFTGRAEEGLIGARFYKYMLLEADSPSAPGTSQVLATYEDGAPAVAVARRGKGRVALFTSTVDRDWSDFAIRTSFLPLMQRFAAYLTGSLEEREEVRVRVGETVTLRPEGTQKVTGVRAPDGSEVPVKAQPDGSFVAGPTVEPGVHAVLGAEGKPVAALDFAATLDPAESDLTRVPQDTLTAYFGEDTVKASTGDADKPAVPLWTWLILAACLAFFFEGTLLRK
- a CDS encoding DUF58 domain-containing protein, producing MALLDAQTLSRLQGVKLRARAVMEGVLSGLHKSPHQGQSVEFAEHKEYAPGDELRHLDWKAYGKFDKYYVKRFEHETNLRSVMVVDASASMGYQSGAMSKLEVAKTLAGALSYLLVRQQDAAGLAVMVGGAFRDVPPRASAGHLNVLLDALEHTEAKGPTDLGSAADHLAEVLPRRSTVIVLSDLLDERQEALKRILALRQRKNDVAVFHLVDPAELTFPFDDPTLFLDMEGEGRIEVNPREIKQSYLEEFGAFLADVKAKCAEADVDYELVRTDERLDEVLLRFLGRRGRRR
- a CDS encoding AAA family ATPase — its product is MESAAPAPLPPSDATPEDLRAVEELAQARNAIVEQIEKRVVGQRDVVEHLLISLFSRGHCLFVGVPGLAKTLLISTLADVLNLSFNRIQFTPDLMPSDITGTDILEEDKTTGRRSFRFMQGPLFANIILADEVNRTPPKTQAALLQAMQEYRITAGGRTYPLELPFLVFATQNPIEQEGTYPLPEAQLDRFMFLVDVGYPTAEEEVQIVKSTTAGAPPKLEKILSPERILALQELVRRVPVPDHVVRYAVELVRHTRPKEAGVPDFVAKNVSWGAGPRASQYLVLASKARAILNGRFVATVEDVRALARPVLRHRVLPNFTAESDGITSVKLIDQLLTVVKG
- a CDS encoding LysR family transcriptional regulator, with product MRSLHHLLEEAHVTRAAKKLGITPAAASNALHRLRVDFDDPLLVRNGRALVRTQRAESLRAPAREVMLAAGRLFDQGRPFDPATATWDIYVTTSDRVAELLLPTLDRLLAARAPGALLTLRTQTPDLGAFLREHGGLAIVPDIAKERDLRSQRLFVDEFVCVMRGAHPLATGRMSLKRFTEWEHVLVAPLAQSRRGGIDVLLEKEGFPRRVTRVVTTFSLALPLIQGSDRLAVLPRSFAAAHAKALGLELRPLPVAMPPLEMLLAWHLGNESDPKHAWVRGLVQEAVRAVGLEPA
- a CDS encoding NAD(P)-dependent alcohol dehydrogenase; translated protein: MNALTYSRFGGPDVLQHTQQPAPRVRAHHLLIRVRAVSVNPIDGKIRRGELRLLSGARFPKSPGSDFAGVVEEVGEGVEGFSVGDRVFGFPGSMREGTLAELITVAATSVARIPPGLDDVGAAAVSMVGLAALQALRDVASVAPGERVLVNGATGGVGLMLIQLARSRGAHVTAVTSAAGLDVARRFGAQAVHDYRARPLAMLGERFDVVFDLSTKLSFAEARGLLTPRGRHVGFEPSPASLIASKVLGPFRSQKQLLLVTRPSGRDLADLAVKLQAGELLPPPAEVFELSDARGAFERSERGGVIGKVVIRAAP
- a CDS encoding alpha/beta hydrolase, which gives rise to MSTRHLVDPSLLSLTAYEFLPGLSRENHTDARVFMDQMIASIAPRTTALRGEVRIPGRNGAPDVRLVIQTPPGQTTARPAVLFLHGGGMVMGSATMGEGFDAELALAHDAVVISVDYRLAPEVPFPGPIDDAYAALRWVHANAASLGVDPSRIVLMGQSAGGGLAASLAQLTRDDNGPRPAAQILIYPMLDARTGTALEADPNPTTGEFSWTRAHTRFGWESLRGDYLPTDARAGHFSASLGQDVSHLPPAFIAVGSLDVFFDESMDYARRLSRAGVSVELHVYPGAIHGFDAIPNAWMTTSFKRELNEALARALRAPTELAA
- a CDS encoding glutathione S-transferase family protein; its protein translation is MALAVYGHPFSSYTQKVLIALYENGTPFEFRNIGPDTPEHTAEWLRRWPLRKFPLLVDGERQVVETSVIIEYLQLAHPGQVRLLPADPMTALDVRFLDRFFDLHVMNMVQHAVNGALTGDATKRKDGLATAVENLERAYAWIEGQLAGRTWATGADFTLADCAAAPSLFYADWTHRIPESCPQLRAYRARLLAHPSVARAVDGGRPFRHLFPLGAPDRD
- a CDS encoding winged helix-turn-helix transcriptional regulator, with protein sequence MPQTGRSGCPINLTLEQLGDRWSLIVIRDVMFGNRRTYGELLEQSEEGIASNILADRLKRLTASGLLSRRPDPNHRQKGIYSLTEASIQLVPLLSHMAAWGRRHTQPSEELSVRAELLEKGGPPLWDGFMDELRHLHLGKPRPARSVFGELQAAYEKAVARRARR